Proteins from a single region of Streptomyces vinaceus:
- a CDS encoding glycosyltransferase family 2 protein has protein sequence MSQYDDVWLVIPAYNEGQVIADVVEGARKTFPNIVVVDDGSSDNSAEHIATTGAHLVRHPVNLGQGAALQTGLKYALSQPGARYFATFDADGQHQTHDVEKMVRVLRDDEADVVLGSRFIEQNGQVPWIKRVVLRTAATVSPTARKLKLTDSHNGLRVLSRKAAEQLNITMNGMAHASEIVGFLAGSGLRVTEVPVDILYTEYSRAKGQSLINGVNIIFDITMRERSR, from the coding sequence GTGTCCCAATACGACGACGTCTGGCTGGTCATCCCGGCCTACAACGAGGGCCAGGTGATCGCCGATGTGGTCGAGGGAGCGCGCAAGACCTTCCCGAACATAGTCGTCGTCGACGACGGCAGCTCCGACAACTCGGCCGAGCACATCGCGACGACCGGCGCCCACCTGGTGCGCCACCCCGTCAACCTCGGCCAGGGCGCCGCCCTCCAGACCGGCCTCAAGTACGCCCTCTCGCAGCCCGGTGCCCGCTACTTCGCGACGTTCGACGCGGACGGCCAGCACCAGACGCACGACGTCGAGAAGATGGTCCGGGTACTGCGCGACGACGAGGCCGACGTGGTCCTCGGCTCGCGCTTCATCGAGCAGAACGGCCAAGTGCCGTGGATCAAGCGCGTGGTGCTGCGCACGGCCGCGACGGTCAGCCCGACCGCCCGCAAGCTGAAGCTCACCGACTCGCACAACGGCCTGCGCGTGCTCAGCCGCAAGGCCGCCGAGCAGCTGAACATCACCATGAACGGGATGGCGCACGCGTCGGAGATCGTCGGCTTCCTCGCCGGTTCCGGCCTGCGCGTCACCGAGGTCCCGGTGGACATCCTCTACACCGAGTACTCGCGCGCCAAGGGTCAGTCCCTGATCAACGGCGTCAACATCATCTTTGACATCACGATGCGGGAGCGAAGCCGCTGA
- a CDS encoding glycosyltransferase family 2 protein, whose amino-acid sequence MVTFDFMLPYYGDVQLMQDAVRSVLAQTDPDFRLVVIDDGKEPDVPGWFEALGDDRVHYTRNEQNLGITKNFQKCVRLSEADHVVIMGCDDLLHPHYLETVRGLIADNPGIGMVQPGVEVIDGSGQVAYGLADQTKRRLYAPQVKGRRLMGGEELATSVLRGNWLYFPSICWRGEALRGVNFRDEYSVIQDLALVVDLLELGEQMVIDESTTVFQYRRHAVSESSVQAFSGTRFTEAERYFSAVADRMDARGWPKAARAARFHSASRFHAITMLPGALLRGHREGVRTLAKHAFTAGQRAD is encoded by the coding sequence GTGGTGACCTTCGACTTCATGCTCCCCTACTACGGGGACGTGCAGCTGATGCAGGACGCCGTCCGCAGCGTCCTGGCCCAGACGGACCCGGACTTCCGCCTCGTCGTCATCGACGACGGCAAGGAGCCGGACGTCCCGGGCTGGTTCGAGGCCCTCGGCGACGACCGGGTGCACTACACCCGCAACGAGCAGAACCTCGGCATCACCAAGAACTTCCAGAAGTGCGTACGGCTCTCCGAAGCCGACCACGTCGTCATCATGGGCTGCGACGACCTGCTCCACCCGCACTACCTGGAGACCGTCCGCGGCCTCATAGCCGACAACCCGGGCATCGGCATGGTCCAGCCCGGCGTCGAGGTGATCGACGGCTCCGGTCAGGTCGCGTACGGGCTCGCCGACCAGACCAAGCGGCGGCTGTACGCGCCGCAGGTCAAGGGCCGGCGCCTGATGGGCGGCGAGGAGCTCGCCACCAGCGTGCTGCGCGGGAACTGGCTGTACTTCCCGTCGATCTGCTGGCGCGGCGAGGCCCTGCGCGGGGTCAACTTCCGCGACGAGTACTCGGTCATCCAGGACCTGGCCCTGGTGGTCGACCTCCTCGAACTCGGCGAGCAGATGGTGATCGACGAGTCCACCACCGTGTTCCAGTACCGCCGCCACGCGGTCAGCGAGTCCTCGGTGCAGGCCTTCTCCGGCACCCGGTTCACCGAGGCCGAGCGGTACTTCTCCGCCGTGGCCGACCGCATGGACGCGCGGGGCTGGCCCAAGGCCGCGCGCGCCGCGCGCTTCCACAGCGCCTCCCGCTTCCACGCCATCACCATGCTCCCCGGCGCCCTGCTCCGCGGCCACCGCGAGGGCGTCCGTACGCTTGCCAAGCACGCCTTCACCGCGGGCCAGCGCGCCGACTGA
- a CDS encoding DUF2304 domain-containing protein encodes MKYFWIQLLLIAGSVSMALMFIRTWGQAKNRAWKRIAFSLFVIVNVYAVLRPTDVTWVAHQLGVGRGTDLVLYVMVLAMGFLTLNTFLRFRSLEKKLTDLARTVALAEGARHNDARLGATTAVVVTEVVVAEPQPEPADADSDSVKA; translated from the coding sequence ATGAAGTACTTCTGGATCCAGCTGCTGCTCATCGCGGGCTCGGTGTCGATGGCCCTCATGTTCATACGGACGTGGGGCCAGGCCAAGAACCGCGCCTGGAAGCGCATCGCGTTCTCCCTGTTCGTCATCGTCAACGTGTACGCGGTGCTCCGCCCCACGGACGTCACGTGGGTCGCGCACCAGCTCGGCGTCGGCCGCGGCACCGACCTCGTGCTGTACGTCATGGTGCTGGCGATGGGCTTCCTGACCCTCAACACCTTCCTGCGCTTCCGCTCGTTGGAGAAGAAGCTCACCGACCTGGCCCGTACGGTGGCCCTGGCCGAGGGCGCCCGCCACAACGACGCGCGCCTCGGCGCGACCACCGCCGTCGTCGTGACGGAGGTCGTCGTCGCCGAGCCGCAGCCCGAGCCCGCCGACGCCGACTCCGACTCCGTGAAGGCCTGA
- a CDS encoding peptidoglycan recognition protein family protein: protein MRGTALAAALGAAAVLGIQGMAGGAELTAAPGGEGAAKAYSADAKETGPVEGELHKLALQPQGAGEAVLSRQETQPFGLLGVSWTDPAAEVKGTIEARARDAKTGAWSKWIALDPVKPGMDGVRPGAHGSTEPVWVGASNGAEVRISGGGALPAGLELNLVDPGGSAAQAKQGGQKKNAAHESGAARTGALNAAPAASATTTVDPGPASTAPQPAVVSRAAWGADESLNNEGPLYQTSGKIKAVFVHHTADTQPYDCSQSAAIVRGIHVYHVKTNGWRDLGYNFLVDKCGTIFEGRQGGIDQAIIGAHTFGWNTDTEGIAVLGDYNAGGASAAAQDAVSRIAAYKLGQYDGDMNGTTTLTAGAAQTNFFGTQFEVGKQYQFKTVSGHRDGFNTECPGNQLYAQLGALRTSGPAAQLKVGTVNGVPVQPGVDATSDGVLTVGWSTSTASDRIGSFEVLVDGVPAATVSGTARTATSIVTSGTHQVQVKANAVNGKTSTSLPVKVVSEVTPAKFTPVTPKRLMDTRAGLGVPQGKVGAGGVVTLPVAGTNGVPAAGVTAVVLNVTATNPTEPSYVSVFPSGTTRTSASNLNFTPGQTIANLVVVPVVDGKVSFFNNQGTVDLIADITGYFTSAGEGATHTNIGPKRLMDTRAGLGVPQGKVGAGGVVTLPVAGTNGIPATGVTAVVLNVTATNPTEPSFVSVYPSGTTRTSASNLNFTPGLTIPNLVVVPVVDGKVSFFNNQGTVDLIADITGYFTSAGDGASHTNIGPKRLMDTRAGLGVPQGKVGAGGVVTLPVAGTNGIPATGVTAVVLNVTATNPTEPSFVSVFPSGTTRTSASNLNFTPGQTIPNLVVVPVVDGKVSFFNNQGTVDLIADITGYFSK from the coding sequence GTGCGCGGTACCGCACTGGCGGCCGCGCTCGGCGCCGCAGCGGTGCTGGGCATTCAGGGAATGGCCGGGGGAGCCGAACTGACGGCGGCCCCGGGGGGTGAGGGGGCGGCGAAGGCGTACAGCGCCGACGCCAAGGAGACCGGACCGGTCGAGGGCGAGCTGCACAAGCTGGCCCTCCAGCCCCAGGGCGCCGGCGAGGCCGTGCTCTCCCGACAGGAAACGCAGCCCTTCGGCCTGCTGGGAGTGTCCTGGACGGACCCCGCGGCCGAGGTGAAGGGGACCATCGAGGCGCGCGCCCGCGACGCGAAGACCGGCGCGTGGTCGAAGTGGATCGCCCTCGACCCGGTCAAGCCGGGGATGGACGGCGTACGGCCCGGCGCGCACGGCTCCACGGAGCCCGTCTGGGTCGGCGCCTCGAACGGCGCTGAGGTGCGGATCAGCGGCGGCGGCGCACTGCCCGCCGGACTGGAGCTGAACCTGGTGGACCCGGGCGGCTCGGCCGCGCAGGCGAAGCAGGGCGGCCAGAAGAAGAACGCCGCTCACGAGAGCGGCGCCGCGCGGACGGGCGCCCTGAACGCGGCCCCGGCCGCCTCCGCCACCACCACCGTCGACCCCGGCCCGGCCTCCACCGCGCCCCAGCCGGCCGTGGTCTCGCGCGCCGCGTGGGGAGCCGACGAGTCGCTGAACAACGAGGGCCCGCTCTACCAGACCAGCGGCAAGATCAAGGCGGTCTTCGTCCACCACACCGCCGACACCCAGCCGTACGACTGCTCGCAGTCGGCGGCGATCGTCCGCGGCATCCACGTCTACCACGTGAAGACCAACGGGTGGCGCGACCTCGGCTACAACTTCCTCGTCGACAAGTGCGGCACGATCTTCGAGGGCCGCCAGGGCGGTATCGACCAGGCGATCATCGGCGCGCACACCTTCGGCTGGAACACCGATACGGAGGGCATCGCCGTCCTCGGTGACTACAACGCCGGCGGCGCTTCGGCGGCCGCCCAGGACGCCGTCTCCCGTATCGCGGCGTACAAGCTGGGCCAGTACGACGGCGACATGAACGGCACCACCACGCTGACCGCGGGCGCCGCGCAGACCAACTTCTTCGGCACCCAGTTCGAGGTCGGCAAGCAGTACCAGTTCAAGACGGTCTCGGGCCACCGGGACGGCTTCAACACCGAGTGCCCGGGCAACCAGCTCTACGCGCAGCTCGGCGCGCTGCGCACCTCCGGTCCCGCCGCGCAGCTCAAGGTGGGCACCGTGAACGGCGTGCCCGTCCAGCCGGGCGTCGACGCCACCTCAGACGGCGTCCTGACCGTCGGCTGGTCGACCAGCACGGCCAGCGACCGCATCGGCTCGTTCGAGGTCCTGGTCGACGGGGTCCCGGCGGCGACGGTCTCCGGTACGGCCCGCACGGCCACCTCGATCGTCACCAGCGGCACCCACCAGGTCCAGGTCAAGGCGAACGCGGTCAACGGCAAGACCTCCACCTCCCTGCCCGTCAAGGTCGTCTCGGAGGTGACGCCGGCCAAGTTCACCCCGGTCACCCCGAAGCGGCTGATGGACACCCGTGCGGGCCTGGGCGTGCCGCAGGGCAAGGTGGGCGCCGGCGGCGTCGTCACCCTGCCGGTCGCCGGTACGAACGGCGTCCCCGCGGCCGGTGTGACCGCCGTGGTCCTGAACGTGACCGCGACCAACCCCACCGAGCCGAGCTACGTGTCGGTGTTCCCCAGCGGTACGACGCGTACGAGCGCCTCGAACCTGAACTTCACGCCCGGGCAGACGATCGCGAACCTGGTGGTCGTCCCGGTGGTGGACGGGAAGGTCAGTTTCTTCAACAACCAGGGCACCGTGGACCTGATCGCGGACATCACGGGTTACTTCACCTCGGCCGGCGAGGGCGCGACGCACACGAACATCGGTCCGAAGCGGCTGATGGACACCCGTGCGGGCCTGGGCGTGCCGCAGGGCAAGGTGGGCGCCGGCGGCGTCGTCACCCTGCCGGTCGCCGGTACGAACGGCATTCCGGCGACGGGTGTGACCGCGGTGGTCCTGAACGTGACGGCGACCAACCCGACGGAGCCCAGCTTCGTGTCGGTCTACCCGAGCGGTACGACGCGTACGAGCGCCTCGAACCTGAACTTCACCCCCGGCCTGACCATCCCGAACCTGGTCGTGGTCCCGGTGGTGGACGGGAAGGTGAGCTTCTTCAACAACCAGGGCACCGTGGACCTGATCGCGGACATCACGGGCTACTTCACCTCGGCCGGTGACGGCGCCTCGCACACGAACATCGGTCCGAAGCGGCTGATGGACACCCGTGCGGGCCTGGGCGTGCCGCAGGGCAAGGTGGGCGCCGGCGGCGTCGTCACCCTGCCGGTGGCCGGTACGAACGGGATCCCGGCGACGGGTGTGACCGCGGTGGTCCTGAACGTGACGGCGACCAACCCCACGGAGCCCAGCTTCGTGTCGGTGTTCCCCAGCGGTACGACGCGTACGAGCGCCTCGAACCTGAACTTCACGCCCGGGCAGACGATCCCGAACCTGGTGGTCGTCCCGGTGGTGGACGGGAAGGTCAGTTTCTTCAACAACCAGGGGACCGTGGACCTGATCGCGGACATCACGGGTTACTTCAGCAAGTAG
- a CDS encoding lipopolysaccharide biosynthesis protein, whose amino-acid sequence MKSLLSRLTAALPPGTVAVAGGTVVLGAASYVHLGVAGHSLNTDAMANVSVLWTIVMALGLGIFFPIEQELTRIVAARVVHGQGAAPVLRRATLLTSGILGATLLVLALGAGPIADLLFRGDRALVAALGGAFTGMAVCYLTRGVLAGLGRFGAYGTQLAVDGGLRIALAFGCALAGLHSALAFSLVLAVAPIAATLVTLPSLLRAVEPGEEIAWRELTAGLGLLICSTLLSQVVVNAAVMSTKLLAPTDSVLIAALLNALVLARVPLFVFGSLQASLLGGLTAAYTAGDRAAFSAMLRRIGVVVGALGLLGGVPATVLGPWLIKVLFDAGPVLGRLDFFLLSAGTVAYMFAMVLGQALMVFKRHNLQLLCWAAGTVVLTGVTFAPGEVALRVILAYALGSLATVLGMLAVLRLRFPGAAPGATEGPGHKVAASPLGAGAGGE is encoded by the coding sequence ATGAAGTCCCTGCTGAGCAGGCTCACCGCGGCGCTGCCGCCGGGCACCGTCGCGGTGGCCGGCGGCACTGTCGTGCTCGGTGCGGCCTCCTACGTCCACCTGGGCGTGGCCGGGCACAGCCTGAACACGGACGCCATGGCGAACGTCTCGGTGCTGTGGACGATCGTCATGGCGCTCGGCCTCGGGATCTTCTTCCCCATCGAGCAGGAGCTCACCCGGATCGTCGCCGCCCGCGTGGTGCACGGCCAGGGGGCTGCCCCCGTGCTGCGCCGGGCCACGCTGCTGACCTCCGGCATCCTCGGCGCGACCCTGCTCGTCCTCGCGCTGGGTGCGGGCCCGATCGCGGACCTGCTGTTCCGCGGCGACCGCGCTCTGGTGGCGGCCCTCGGCGGCGCGTTCACCGGCATGGCCGTCTGCTACCTGACCCGCGGGGTGCTGGCCGGTCTCGGCCGGTTCGGCGCGTACGGTACGCAACTCGCCGTCGACGGCGGGCTGCGCATCGCCCTCGCATTCGGCTGCGCGCTCGCCGGGCTGCACTCGGCGCTCGCCTTCAGCCTGGTCCTGGCCGTCGCGCCGATCGCCGCGACGCTGGTCACCCTGCCGTCGCTGCTGCGCGCCGTGGAGCCCGGCGAGGAGATCGCCTGGCGGGAACTGACCGCCGGACTCGGCCTGCTGATCTGCTCGACCCTGCTGTCCCAGGTCGTCGTCAACGCCGCGGTGATGAGCACGAAGCTGCTCGCCCCCACCGACAGCGTGCTCATCGCGGCCCTGCTCAACGCGCTGGTCCTGGCCCGGGTGCCGCTGTTCGTCTTCGGCTCGCTCCAGGCCTCGCTGCTCGGCGGCCTCACCGCCGCCTACACCGCCGGCGACCGGGCGGCGTTCTCCGCGATGCTGCGCCGGATCGGCGTGGTCGTGGGGGCGCTCGGGCTGCTCGGCGGCGTGCCCGCGACCGTGCTCGGCCCCTGGCTGATCAAGGTCCTGTTCGACGCGGGTCCCGTACTGGGCCGTCTCGACTTCTTCCTTTTGTCCGCCGGCACCGTTGCGTACATGTTCGCGATGGTCCTCGGTCAGGCGCTGATGGTATTCAAGCGGCACAACCTGCAACTGCTCTGCTGGGCCGCCGGCACCGTCGTCCTGACCGGTGTCACCTTCGCACCGGGCGAAGTGGCCCTGCGCGTCATCCTGGCCTACGCTCTCGGATCCCTCGCCACGGTGCTCGGTATGCTGGCGGTGCTGAGGCTGAGGTTCCCCGGAGCGGCTCCGGGCGCGACCGAAGGACCCGGGCACAAGGTCGCCGCAAGCCCACTGGGCGCCGGGGCGGGCGGAGAGTGA